In Betta splendens chromosome 1, fBetSpl5.4, whole genome shotgun sequence, the genomic stretch CAGAGAGCGATGAGTTACTGCATCCACGGCAGCTGACACAAAACAGTCAGTTCTGGTTCAGTGTGACTTTTTATTTGAGAAAAATGCCGTGTTTCCAGTTAGATTTGAGTCGGATCTGAACAGGGCATATGTACAATAGAGGAGAATATTGTGTGACCTGACGATGGCACCAGATGAAACATCACAACATCATAAAATGGTTTATGCAGTTGGGCCTCGACTGTGGGGACCAGATTTAATGACCCTCACCCGCGAGGTGAACCTGACAGACACACGGCTCAGCGAGATTAAACGGGAAAAGTGGCCCAGTATGTTTTAGCTTTGTCTGCACTCAGGCTTCATATAACTCTGTCCACCGTCATATGGGTCAGAAACAGATACtcacagaggcagaggaagcagatgaTACACCGAGCTGCTCTTTAATCTGATGAGCTGTTTTCTTTCTAGGATGGAtgacattcagctctgcaaagaTATCATGAGCTtaaagcaggagctgaggcagattgTCGCAGTGCCAGGTAtagtgaaagacacacacacacacacacacacacacacacacacacacacacactgattgacaTATAGTGAGAAAAAGCTTGAGTGATACATTGACGTCAGATGCATCACACACAGCGACACGTACATGACGCCTGGCAACAGGAGGaagatgtatgtgtgtgtgtgtgtgtgtgtgtgtgtgtgtgtgtgtgtgtgtgtgtgtgtgtgccacatgATTGCTCAtctaatattatttattttattttatattattttattttatattattttaaaatcaattACACAGAGTAAGGGGgggtcaaaaaagaaaaagaagcaacaGCACAATCTAATAGAATCCAACACAGAAgctgcttacagtatgtttgcatTATGATCTGAAAAGGATTTATTTGCCATAATTTGTCATAATTTATTATGTGATTTTTTTAGTGCTGATTTGAATTCAGTTCTGGAGCCGTTGGTGTTAATGTTggttgtgatgttgttgtggCAGAGTGGAGTTCAGAAATGAATGCATGAAAACAACTCAAGGTTCAATTGCAAACTTCCATCCCAGTTTCAGAGCTTTATTTGAATAACTACCATAAAatgtccatcatcatcatcgtggtAACTGCAAGATGAACAGCAGACGACCCGCCCTCGGCCCATGTGACATTGGATCAGTGCTGTGAACATGATGAGAGTCACGTGACAAACAGACCCTGGCTCCTTCTCTGTGCTCGTGGtagaccccccctcctcctgcaccgcTCCACTTTAGTTCCAGATGGCAGCGAGAGAAGAGCTGATGTTTGCACTCTCTGCTCGAGCTCGCTTTCGCCGATAGATGAGACTCCAGCGGTGGCAAACAGCTCATGTACCCGagtcctgtgtgtgtatgtgcacttggaatttttgtttctttgttgtgTGTAAGTTGTGTAAGTGAGACAGAATGATTGTGCAGCTGTGAATGAAAAATTCCTTttccaaatgaaataaaacgTTTGCTGAACTACGTCAGTGAAGAAAGGTCAGGGTCCGTTTGTGATGCGACACTATTTAGGAGCTGGCTGACTTCAGTCAAAGGTCACTTTGTTAGAATCAGGTCAATACATGGTATTTGCAGTGTAATTTAATGTTGAAAGGGAGCTATCGACTGCATGCCCATCCCCCCCAACATTAAGTCATAAACAAGACTCAATAATTCATTTTCTTTCGCCCCTTTCTCTGCCAGAGAAAGACAAAACGAAGAAGCAAcggcagcgggaggaggaacTGATCCTGAAGATCCATAAGCTGGTTGAGAAGCGAGACTTCCTGGTTGACGATGCAGAGGTGGAGAGATTAAGGTAGAGCCATGAGACGGCTAATATCCGTGAAGTCGCAGGCGGCCGTTCACACCAGCCTCTGTTCCTACACCGTATACACAGAGGACGGCTTAgaaacagcaggaaggagcctcattagagcaaatgtgtgaaacaaGCGCGAGCGGGAGTGAAGGCGGGGGACTGGGTGCGCTCATCATTACAGCGCTGCCCGCTGTCTGTGCGCGTGGGAGGGAGGCCGATGACCATGGAGCCGTGCTGTCGTTTCCTTCTCCGTCCTCCACAGTCGACCAACGGTGTGATGATGTCTAGAAAGACAAGATCAAGAAGATCCCAGGATGGTTGGAAATTACTGCACCAGCATCCGAGAGTCTTAATGAGAAATGAGTTTTATATAGTAAAAAATCCTGAAGAAATCAGAAAGCCTGAACCTCAAAGAGCCAAAATGTGATAAAAAAATATAGTTGTATATGGTATaagtcatgtacagtaattacaagCATCCATTTATTTGAAGCGGTTCGCTTTTGATTGACCAACTAAGACGTGACCGTGCTCTGCCgcagggagaaagaggaggacaaggagatgGCAGAGTTCCTCAGGCTGAAGCTGATGCCTCTGGAGAAGAAGCTTAAAGTCGCACAACGTGAGTGAAGGATAAAAATAACCCACTGTcaggagaagtgtgtgtgaatcaTTTCATAACTTCTTTCACCTCTTCTTCTAAAAACGACAAGATCCTCCGAAGCCGAAAAGACAGATTCCAGAGCCGCCTCCCAACAAACCCTCCGTCACCAAGTCGGGGGTGGCCATCATTAAGGACTGCTGCGGAGCCACGCAGTGCGCCATCATGTAGCCGACCTCCACGTGACCCAAACACGCCTGCACCACACGACCGGCCATACATCACTCCCTGTGCCCCAGAGAACCAGAACCCCAGACGTCTGGACACGGCTCCCTAATGAGTAACGCAAGAAGCATGGATAGTGTAAATATAAAGCGTGTCGAGTTAATAGACGGGGTCATTCCTTTCCTTTCAGTGTGGCTGTAGTCTACGATTATATGTACATGTAGGTAGAGAACTACAAGCACAATGTCCATAAAGTCAAGCGCAGGTGCTGGGGTTCTGGGTCCCACAGGAAACACACCTGCTGTCTTTGGTCAGTCTGGGTTTCTGCTCCCACATAGTTTTTAATGGAAACCACGACTCTACAGTTCTATGCTCATTCCCATCCACGAGGTTCAGCAAACAACCAGGCTACAGATTACGATATTTTGGCAGATGGTGAAAGCTGACAAATTAACAGGCACACAATAAGGTGAGGAAATACTGCATCCCGGTCACACGAGCATCAGTCACCAACATCCAAGtcattgtgtatatatattgcCGACAAAGAATATTCATCCTCTGGAATTTGTCTTGCATTTTTATGATACAGCAGGAGATGGATGCAACTCTTGTAAATGCCTACAATAGATGGTGTGTGCTTGAGTGTATTTAGGGCGCCGGTGACTCAAGCACAGTGTTGCTCCGTCACTCAAAGTCCCTTCTGATTACGTAGCGTTCTGTAGTAGTAGTGAAGTTATGAAGGTCCCAATGTTGAATATTGAACAAATATGCAGAAAATAAGCTGAAGCTAACTGTACAtacatgtttaaataaagagCATCTTTCAGAAAAACGCTGTATGATTTGGTTTGGTAATTTAAAAAGGaccacaaaacacaggaaacaaataatgctTGTGAAATTTATTAACAGATTTGGTCCCTTCAACATGTTACactgttccagtgtgtgtgtgtgtgtgtgtgtgtgtggtgcggcAGTACGACTGTGAGGGGAAGGGAAGGTGCGGGTCAGGTAAACAAAAATAATCACTAGACAGGAGTTTTGGGGTAAACAGTGTTGACTAAAGGAAGTCATTTGCAAGCAAGAGCAAGGCTGTCGTTGTCGACCTGCAGTTCTATACCTGTTGTGTAAAGAAATTGTAAAAGTAAGACATAGGGAAACACTTGCATCCAATTAAAGAAGCCAACacagttttcattttcaaacCCCAAACAAAACTCCATTTATGCTTTTCACGAACCAAAACTATGCAAAAGTGCATATTATGACGTGGACACTAGCTTCACACTGGTGTAACCAAAAATAGCCAGCTGGGAAGTTAAAATAGATCCGAGTTAGTTGCCACTGCTGTTTGAGTGCTAGGGATTCCTCAAACCCACAAAGTAATGAATTTATATGGCCTAATTCAAATCCGGACGTTCAATGTGAGCATTTTAAGCCATTTTCTCTAGTAAATCTAAATTTATTCTGAACCGCTTGTTCCTTCATCATAACCCCCCCCAGTTAAATGCGGCACGAGAGACAGGAGCCAGAACCGTCCCATTTACAAACTGGCACCGCAGACACTTTGATGAGTTGGCAGGTGGATTCTCCCAGCATTAAAGACTTTTCACACCCAGGCAAAAATAAGTgtgacaaagaaagaaacatgcGCTGTAAAACATTATGCCAAACACTAAACTTGCacagaaactgaataaatgggCTCCTGCCCATTTCATGAACCTGTTCTCTGAACACAAACGCAGCAACCCTTTGACTTCAGCAGTGCCTGGGCCGTGCTCAACTTCATGGGCGGCCAGCAATATTTAGTGGCACTTCAGCAGCTTGCAGTCTGGTAAATACTTGAGACAGAAGGCAACAGAACACCAACATACACCAATAAGTAAAATCTCATCTGTGAGGGATGTAAGGAGTGGGAGGTAAGACGGCAGTTTCCTTCAGCGCCGTGGCAAATACAAGCCATTGTAAAAGCCCGGCAAACTCCAGAGAGCTACAGGGGGTTCTCTGTCTATCGAGGGGGCTCCTCgggccccccaccccccccacactgCTCCACAAACAGCACATTACCTCCTGCTCCGCATCTTCCCCTAAAACTTACAACTGTTTAGGTACTCATTAAAAATCAAAACTCAGGAGGGCTCACGACTCCCCTCAAATGCATCAACTCTGTGTGGACAACACCACTGACCCAGCGGCTACCAGCAACAAGGTTGACTCAAAAAACCCTGAGCGTTTTCATAGCAACTGTGAGAGTGAAGTCATACTTAACATACTTAAAACATGGCGGAAATAAAAGACTGATCTTACTATCGTCTGTCAGCTCCTCCTGGGCTTACACCCTGCATAAACATATTTATGCACACTTCACACAGACTTCTCCCGTGTAAACCACACACCGCtaaaagaacaaacacattaaCTGCTGGCTAAAGACAAAGTATATTTCAGTTGCTGCCACAGCTTGTCTGTTTGGATTCTTAAAGAGCCACCCACTTCGCTTTTAACCTTCATTTATGGCCTCAGGGGTGGGTTTGCTGTAAATCAAGTCAAATTACATGGATACTAATTCCTGAGAGCAACGCTGGTCACAGTATCAATCAATAAGCTTCGGATTCAAACATAATTGTTCAAAAAAACCTTTGCTTCAGAAACGAATTGTTTCTCTCTAGTCCTAACACTGAATTGCCACTAGTTACACTGCACCGTTTAGCCAAGCTCTTCTCCGGACTAAACACTGCATATTACAAACAGAACTGGTAATATTGCCTGTAAGACACAAAAGGTGAAATTATACCTCAAACCGAAGCTACCTTCTCACTCGGATCAAACAGGCAGGCGATGACACGTTTGCCTGGGGAAGTAAAAATCGCCAAAAAGTTTAAAAAGGCGTTCAAAAGTGGAATTTTCTGTCTTTGGGaagacagaaaataactaaataaatagaaagGTTATTCGATAGGTCATGAACAAAACATCACGTTAAACCTTTCAATTTAATAAACTGATAATGTGGGGAGCTATAAAACCTAGTTCATTCCCAGCACTTCTTCCATCGTTTACTACCTCGTGTAAACAGTGGCAACTAACCCAGCTTTATTTTTACGTTTGTAAGCCAGCAAATGTGTAACTGTGATTCTAAGGTGAGGGTACATAAATAACTTCCTCCTGGCTTGAAATCAAAGACAGAATATGATAAGTGAATGTGATAAATGTATAAAATGCAGAAAATctgcaggaagaaaaaaaaatcacagcttgGGTAACATTCAAATGAACATAGAGTTACAGGGTGGAAAAATGCCACAGCCAAATAGGATGTACAGGGTGCAATTTCATTGCTTTCTAGTGTAGCTggtcacttcttgtatttagaGTTACACTATACTGCTCTGCATGTATacgactgagtgtgtgtgcttgaatGAGTCAGACGCCTGCTGTGAAAGAGAAATTGGCAGCTAGCTTGATTCTGCTGCGTGATGCTCTTCTGCTGGGATTGTCCACAGACAAGGGGGTCTTTGTGAGGGTGGCTGGTTGTGACTTTGTGCCTGTGAGGtcatctgtgctgcaggacTGCTTAGGTGGATCACACGCGCAGTCAGTGCCTGATGCAGCTGCCGATGCAGGTTCGTCGTCATCTGtaataaaaagcagaaaagaCCGAGTTTGCATCTAACAAAAAAGAGGGCAAAGGTGCAAGCAGAAGTGTGATCTGTGGCCTCTCATGCCATTCAAGTGTTTTTATAAAGCCTATACGATATTCCAGGAAAATCAtttgaaaacacaaactgacctgTTGGTGGAGAAGTTTTCTCCTCAAAGTGTATAAGGtctgtctgctggaggagaacaggGTCAGGATGGAGCTGAGGTGACGGTAGACAGGAGGGTACAGGACCGCACAGCAGATCCACAGGAGATGACAAACACAGTAGCTCTGACTCAGAAGCTACCTTGTTACCTAGAAAGAGGTGGTGATTTATTTTACTCATTTGAATTAAGAATACATAATCAGAAAAAAAGCTAAGAAACCAATGTGCGCGTTACTTGGACTCTGGGCTCCAGATGTGTTAATCGGGCTGTCTCTTGGACTTTCTGCATTCTCTCCTGGTTGGGGGCTGTTGGTGACTGAAGAGCTTGCTCTTGCTAAACGCAATACACAGGAAGTTTTACAATAACATATACTTTGTTAATCACTAGAGACTTTAGGGATTAATGTGGACAGGCAGATGCATTTATAGTGCCAG encodes the following:
- the bmerb1 gene encoding bMERB domain-containing protein 1, which encodes MELKKSISDAERALRSYGSVSETAWTTDKGHSDVSMAESTISPEEIEVEMARIQRLREVLVRRESELRFMMDDIQLCKDIMSLKQELRQIVAVPEKDKTKKQRQREEELILKIHKLVEKRDFLVDDAEVERLREKEEDKEMAEFLRLKLMPLEKKLKVAQHPPKPKRQIPEPPPNKPSVTKSGVAIIKDCCGATQCAIM